Proteins co-encoded in one Ignavibacteria bacterium genomic window:
- a CDS encoding OmpA family protein yields MKTKILLVINSLLLIVFLTGCSTPVEAVKDDSTPPANYKPLYVSGISRISEMNAQNPVLTVSRVDASQADLISIYMNILNSDGIMLTNALEGEWLKKWCSVSEEVNGKTYKIDDFKLAEIPGAIVEPIAVSLVMDHSGSIGEDRANIIQAAAADLIKIKNKADAVSIVKYDDKAVIEVPLTTDASILLNKLNPSGLTGYGGKSSLSKAIMTGIDAVKNAPVKSKIVIVYTDGTEGANFLDSLTEYALDNDVIICAIDFGRDVNENFLKELAVSTGGTYNHMYLSSEFSRVYADIYSRLQHAYILQYRPVEYGQHTVSIKFCMPQYEIETFANFNNTPEANVPVLLNINFEFNKYDLKPSSERAVQTVVELLVKNPLFDIEIHGHTDNVGDKGYNLKLSQQRADAVKTELINRGIDGNRIKAIGFGDTKPVADNKTEEGRAVNRRTEFIIIQK; encoded by the coding sequence ATGAAAACGAAAATTCTTCTTGTCATTAACTCTCTATTACTAATAGTCTTTTTGACCGGTTGTTCAACCCCGGTTGAAGCCGTAAAAGATGACTCGACACCTCCGGCAAACTACAAACCACTCTATGTTAGTGGAATAAGCCGAATAAGTGAAATGAATGCCCAAAATCCTGTACTCACCGTGAGTCGTGTCGATGCATCTCAAGCAGATTTGATTTCAATATATATGAATATTCTAAATTCTGATGGCATAATGCTGACTAATGCACTCGAAGGTGAGTGGTTGAAGAAGTGGTGCAGTGTTTCTGAGGAAGTGAACGGTAAAACATATAAAATAGATGACTTTAAGCTCGCCGAGATTCCGGGTGCAATTGTTGAACCGATAGCTGTTTCGCTCGTAATGGATCACAGCGGATCCATCGGGGAAGATCGTGCAAATATCATTCAAGCTGCTGCTGCAGATCTGATAAAGATTAAAAACAAGGCTGACGCTGTTTCCATCGTAAAATATGACGACAAGGCGGTTATTGAGGTTCCTCTCACAACTGATGCTTCAATTCTTCTGAATAAATTAAATCCTTCAGGGCTGACCGGTTACGGTGGAAAATCATCTCTCTCAAAAGCCATTATGACAGGAATTGACGCTGTGAAGAATGCACCTGTCAAGAGCAAGATAGTGATTGTCTATACGGATGGAACCGAAGGAGCGAATTTTCTTGACAGCCTCACAGAATACGCTCTTGATAATGATGTTATAATCTGTGCGATCGACTTTGGCCGGGATGTGAATGAAAATTTTCTGAAAGAACTGGCAGTCTCGACCGGAGGAACATATAATCACATGTACCTTTCGTCCGAATTCAGCAGAGTGTATGCGGATATTTACAGCCGGTTGCAGCATGCCTACATCCTTCAGTACAGGCCCGTTGAGTATGGACAGCACACTGTCAGTATCAAATTCTGCATGCCACAATATGAGATAGAAACATTTGCCAATTTCAACAATACCCCCGAAGCGAATGTACCTGTGTTGCTTAACATTAATTTTGAATTCAACAAGTATGATCTAAAACCATCCTCGGAGCGGGCTGTTCAAACCGTTGTTGAGCTTCTGGTTAAGAACCCGCTTTTTGATATTGAAATTCATGGCCACACTGATAATGTCGGGGACAAGGGTTACAATCTGAAACTTTCGCAACAGCGGGCTGATGCGGTCAAGACCGAACTTATCAACAGGGGAATTGACGGTAACAGGATAAAAGCGATCGGGTTCGGCGACACCAAACCTGTTGCAGACAACAAGACGGAAGAGGGCAGGGCCGTGAACAGAAGAACAGAGTTTATCATAATTCAAAAATGA
- a CDS encoding damage-inducible protein DinB encodes MIVDEFYREFEQEFKGTRKVLEILDFSKFDFKPHPRSFSLKHLAMHLANISYWGLMTLTTDKYHLKDSEVNPDINAPERKEEMLRKFDENVRKFLDVLRGMNKEQMDEIWTLYYNGKPFFGEPRHSVLRSSVMNHMIHHRGQLTVYLRMNDLRVPGLYGPSADDKK; translated from the coding sequence ATGATCGTTGACGAATTCTATCGTGAATTTGAACAGGAATTCAAAGGAACAAGGAAAGTGCTCGAAATTCTCGATTTTAGTAAATTCGATTTCAAACCGCATCCCAGGTCATTCTCATTAAAGCACCTTGCCATGCATCTTGCTAACATTTCATACTGGGGATTAATGACTCTGACCACGGATAAATATCATCTAAAAGATTCCGAAGTTAATCCAGATATTAATGCCCCTGAAAGAAAGGAGGAGATGCTCAGAAAATTTGACGAAAATGTGAGAAAATTTCTTGATGTGCTTCGTGGGATGAATAAGGAGCAAATGGATGAAATATGGACTCTATATTATAACGGGAAACCGTTTTTTGGAGAGCCGAGGCATTCAGTGCTTAGGTCCTCAGTGATGAATCACATGATTCATCACAGAGGGCAATTGACAGTTTATTTGCGGATGAATGATCTGAGAGTACCGGGACTCTATGGGCCCAGTGCTGACGACAAGAAATGA